One Camelina sativa cultivar DH55 chromosome 3, Cs, whole genome shotgun sequence genomic window carries:
- the LOC104777487 gene encoding uncharacterized protein LOC104777487: MEKNTPVRKPHMSTADLLTWPENQPFESPARSAARSHQPSDGISKVVFGGQVTDEEVESLNKRKPCSNYKMKEITGSGIFSVYEENDDSETGSANPATNGKTRTFQQPPAAIVSHISFGEEEIVTPKKPATVPEVAKQRELSGTLESQSDAKLNKQFSDAKCKELSGHNIFAPPPEIKARPTVRALAYKDNFDLGESDTKPDGELKTAKKIPDRKFTDLSGNNVFKGDVTSPSSATAERLLSTAKLKEISGNDIFADAKAQSRDYFGGVRKPPGGESSIALV; this comes from the exons atggagaaaaacACACCGGTTAGGAAACCACACATGTCGACGGCGGATCTACTAACTTGGCCGGAGAATCAACCGTTTGAGTCTCCCGCTCGCTCCGCCGCTAGATCGCATCAG CCGTCGGATGGAATCAGCAAAGTGGTGTTTGGAGGACAAGTCACAGATGAAGAAGTTGAGAGCTTGAACAAGAG GAAGCCTTGTTCAAATTACAAGATGAAGGAGATCACAGGGAGTGGGATTTTCTCTGTgtatgaagaaaatgatgattcCGAGACAGGAAGTGCTAATCCGGCCACAAACGGCAAAACAAGAACATTccag CAACCACCAGCAGCAATTGTGAGTCACATTTCGTTTGGGGAAGAAGAGATTGTTACACCGAAGAAGCCAGCGACAGTGCCAGAAGTGGCGAAGCAGCGTGAGCTCAGTGGTACATTGGAGTCTCAGTCTGATGCTAAGCTTAATAAGCAATTCTCAGATGCTAAGTGTAAGGAACTAAGTGGTCATAACATCTTTGCTCCACCACCTGAGATCAAAGCACGTCCTACTGTTCGTGCTTTGGCTTATAAAGACAACTTCGACTTGGGAGAATCAGATACCAAACCC GATGGGGAATTGAAGACGGCCAAGAAGATTCCGGACAGGAAGTTTACTGATTTGTCGGGAAACAATGTATTCAAAGGGGATGTTACATCTCCATCTTCAGCCACGGCTGAGAGGCTTCTAAGCACCGCGAAGTTGAAGGAGATAAGTGGCAATGACATATTTGCGGATGCAAAGGCTCAGTCTCGTGACTACTTTGGCGGTGTTCGCAAACCACCGGGTGGAGAAAGCAGCATTGCCTTGGTCTAA